ACGCGGCATCTTCTTTCAACTGATTGTAGAACCTGACTTTAACCCGTATAGAAAGCCTGTTTTGCGCTGCTGTTTGCGCTGCAGTTGCAGACATTGGTGAAATTTTATATTCTGTAATTTCACCTTCGTATAGTAAATCTGGATTGCCCGTACTGATCAATTCTAAGCTGGTTTGGTTTTGAATTCTATCTTGCAATGCAAGTGTGAAGTCTCTATCCATACCAGGTTCAAAAGTAGAACCAGGACTTTGAGTGGCATAATTTTGAAAATAATTGACCTTAAAGGTTTTTGCTTCACCCACATTTCCGCCAGTGAAATTGTATACACCACAACTTAAAAATAAAAATACAGGAAGTAGGTATAGTATGGATTGTTTAAGATATCTCATTGAAATGCGATTCATTTAATGTTAAAGGTCGTATTGTTTTATTTTGCGGTAAAGTGTGCGCTCAGAAATACCTAACTCAGTTGCGGCTGCCTTTCTTTTCCCTCTGTTTCTTTCTAATGACTTTTTAATCAATTCTACCTCTTTCTCCTGTAAAGATAGGGTTTCTTCTTCTTGAATTTCTTCGGCAAAATGATATTTGTCTTCGTAAGAATCTTGAATAATAGATGCTTCTTCGTTTTTAGGTTCGGGTAAGTGCAGAACGTTTAAAGAATTATCATCTTGGGTGTCATGATCAAAATCAACATCCTCATCATCTTCATTACCATAGATTTTACGTATAAGGTTTTCATTCTCTTTTTGAACTTTTTGAGAATCATTGTTCTTAAGTAGCTCCATGGTCAACTTCTTAAGATCGTTAAGGTCACCTTTCATATCGAACAAAACCTTGTATAGGATTTCTCTTTCGTTGCTGAAATCACTTTCAGATTTAGAATTGGAAACTACCGCAGGTAAATTGCTTGTATTGTTATTAGGTAAATATCCGTGCAGGGTAGATGCTGTAATGGCTCTGTTTTCTTCAAGGACAGACACTTGTTCAGCAATATTCCTTAACTGACGTATGTTACCCGGCCACCTATATTTGGTAAGTAAAGAAACGGCATGGTCATCTAGTCTGATCGTGGGCATCTTGTATTTCTGACTAAAATCTGATGCAAATTTTCTGAACAATAAATGAATATCGTCTTGGCGTTCACGTAAAGGTGGTATGTTGATTTCAACGGTACTTAGTCGGTAATAAAGATCCTCGCGAAAGCGTTCTTTTTTAATCGCCTCGAACATATTAACATTTGTGGCGGCAACAATGCGTACATCTGTTTTTTGAACTTGGGAGGAGCCAACTTTTAAAAATTCTCCGTTCTCCAATACACGTAATAAACGAACCTGCGTGGTTAAAGGTAGCTCGCCAACCTCATCTAAAAATATGGTGCCGCCATCGGCAACTTCAAAATAACCACTTCTGGTTTGCGTAGCACCTGTGAAAGCACCTTTTTCATGACCAAAAAGTTCACTGTCTATGGTGCCTTCCGGTATGGCTCCACAGTTGACCGCAATATATTTAGCATGCTTTCTGTGAGAAAGCGAATGAATAATTTTTGGTATCGATTCTTTACCTACACCGCTTTCACCGGTAACCAAAACAGAAATATCTGTTGCGGCAACCTGCATTGCTTTTTCTAGAGCACGATTCAATTTTGGGTCTTGCCCAATAATTTCAAAACGTTGTTTTATACTTTGTATGCTTTCCATATAAAATGGCTACTAAAAGTTAATTATTGTCAGAATACCCAACAGCAAGACCTTTTAAGGTTGCTGAAGTGCAATCATTGATTTGAACATTTACAAAATCCCCTATTTTGTAGTTTTCCTTAGGAAAAACAACCACGGTGCTTTGAGAGTTTCTGCCCATCCACTCATTTTCGGATTTTTTAGAGGTTCCTTCGATCAGGACTTCTTGAATTTTACCTACGTGCTTTTCCGTTCTAAATTGACAGTGGCTTCTTTGTAGGGCTATAATTTCAGAAAGACGTCTTTTTTTTATAGGTTCAGGAACATCATCTTCCATTTTTCTACCTGCTAAAGTACCTGGTCTTTCAGAGTAGGCGTACATATAACCAAAGTCATATTTTACATATTCAAGCGCTTTTAAGGTGTCGGCATGGTCTTCCTCTGTTTCTGTTGGAAAACCGCTAATGATATCTTGGGAAATAGCGCAGTCAGGTATTATTTTTCTAATGTTATCTATGAGTTCAAAATACTCTTCAATAGTGTGTAAGCGGTTCATTTCCTTAAGAATACGATTGCTTCCACTTTGAACGGGTAGGTGAATATGGTTGCAAATGTTCTTATGTGCCGCCATAGTCTTTATAACATCCAAGGTCATATCTTGAGGGTTGGATGTTGAAAAACGTATACGCATTTTAGGGTAGGCAAGTGCTACCAAATCTAAAAGCTTAGAGAAATTGGTAGCGGTGGCTTTTTGCATTTCAGATGCATTTTCAAAATTTTTCTTAAGTCCGCCGCCATACCATAAATAACTATCTACATTTTGACCAAGTAATGTAATTTCTTTAAAGCCCTTTTGCGAAAGCTCTTGTATTTCGGTAAGAATGGACTGTGGGTCTCTACTTCTTTCCCTACCTCTGGTAAAAGGGACTACGCAAAAGGTGCACATATTATCGCATCCTCTGGTGATAGATACAAAAGCCGTTACGCCGTTGGTGTTTAATCTAACCGGTGCAATATCACCATAAGTTTCATCTTTGGAAAGAATGACGTTAACGGCATCTCTGCCAGAATCTACTTCTTTAATCAGGTTGGGTAGATCTTTGTAGGCATCTGGTCCAACGACCATGTCCACTATTTTTTCTTCATCTAAAAGCTTGTCTTTTAATCTTTCTGCCATACAGCCAAGAACACCAACTTTTAAATGGGGTCTAGATTTTTTTACTTTATTGTATTCCGTAAGTCTTTTACGTATAGTCTGTTCAGCTTTATCTCTAATAGAACATGTATTTACAAGTACTAAATCTGCTTCTTCTAACGTTTGGGTGGTGTTAAAACCTTCGGTCGCTAGTATAGAAGCTACAATTTCACTGTCCGAAAAGTTCATGGCACAACCGTAACTCTCAATATAAAGATTACGTTTGTTCGTCTCTTTTCCTTCTACTACCAAAGTTGTGCCCTGCACATTTTCGTCTATGGTTTTCTCCATTTTTGTAATACGTTGCGTATAAAATAATTTGGATGGCAAAGATACTATTATAATCAAAAATATGACAAGATGACATGATTATTTAGGTATAGTTTAAGCTTTGCGCTTATTAATTATTTAGATTTAACTTTAAAATAACCACTTACTCCTATGAATTTAGAAAACCTTGCACAGCACATACAAAGTAGACCAGATCTAGATTTTGGTACCATTTTTAGCAGATCAATAGAACTTTTTAAAAAAGTGTGGCTACAAGGCTTCATTACATTATTGTTGACATTTGTAGTTATACTGCCATTTTATATTTTGTTTTACGTGCCAATGATAGCTGCCGGAATTACGGATCGTGAAGCGCTGGAACAGAATGAACTTCCGCCAATGATGGTCATTGCAATGGTAATTTTGCTTCCTGTTTTGCTGTTGGCTATTACCACTATGGCGTTGGCGTTGAATGCGGCTTTTCTAAAGATTTGTAAGCAAAAGGATATGGATGAGGTAGCTAATGATGACTACTTTTATTTTTTTAAGGAAGGTAGATTGGGTAAAGTATTCATTTTGTCCTTATATCTTTTAGGACTCTCACTTTTAGGTGGGCTTGCTTGTGGGTTAGGTGTGTTCTATTTGATAGTGCCTATGTCATTACTACCCGCTTTTTTAGCGTTCTCAAATGATCTGTCACCACTAGAAATGGTTAAGGCAAGTTTTACGTTAGGCAACAAAAATTGGCTGGTTATTTTTGGTCTGGTATTGGTCATGTCGTTTGTGGCACAATTGGGCTTTGTTTTGTGTTGTATTGGTGTATTGTTTACTGTAATGTTGAGTAAAGTACCTGCATACTATATGTATAAGGATGGTGTAGGTTTTAATGAGGTGTCGTAAATTTAACTAGTTGATAACGCAACTATTAGCGGTAGCTTTAATCTATAGGGTACAACCGTTTAAATTTAAAGACCATGAGAAATTTCTTTTTTGTATTGTGTGTAATTGCCACATCGGTATTGGTGTCATGTGATGATGACGGACCGTATGAAGATTACCTTGTAGCTAGACCAATTTTACAAGATGCAGTTTCTTTTAAGGCAGAAGCCGTAGCCGTTACGGAACCTGTGCCCATTGTGACTTCGGGCAAGATATACGCTTACGGAGATTATATTTTTGTGAATGATGTAAATCAAGGTTTTCATGTCATAAATAACCAAAATCCTTCAAACCCAGAGCCTATCGCATTTATTAAATTGGAAGGCAACAATGATATATCTATTAAAAACGATAAGATATATGCGGATAGCTATGGTGATTTGGTGATTTTCGATATTTCGGATATAAATAATATCACCTTAACCAGTCGTATTGTCAATGCCATATATAATAATGATGTTTGGATGTTCAATACAGAATTTCCACAAGCCGATTTTTATGAATACGGAGATATTGATTATGATAAAGATATTGTAGTTGGCTGGGAAGTAAACACGGAAAGGCGCCCTGTAAAGGAGTATGAGGCCAGGTTTGATAGCATCGATGGTGTTTTTGCAGATGTAGCCGAAAATTTTAATAATCAATCGCCAACAACAGGGCAGAGCGGTTCTTTGGCTCGTTTTAAGATTATTGGCAATTATCTATACGTGGTAGATTATAGTGATATTAACATATTTGATATTACCGATGTAGAAAATGTAAAGGTGTTGGATGATGTGCAAGTAGCTTGGGATATTGAGACTATTTATAATCAAGGTGATATACTATTTATCGGAGGTTCACAGGGCATGTATATTTATAGTATTGAAAACCCTCAAAAGCCAGAGTTTATTTCAGAATTTAGGCACGGTACTGCCTGTGATCCCGTAGTCGTTGATGGTGATTATGCATATGTAACGCTAAAAGGCGGTAATTTTTGTGGCACTGCGGAAAGTGGTCTTTACGTTGTAGATGTGTCCAACTTGGAAAATCCAGAATTAAAAGTGATTTATCCAATGGTCGGTCCAAACGGTTTGGGAATAAAAGGAGATACCTTATTTGTGTGTGACGGTACTGCTGGTTTAAAAGTGTATGACAAGAGCAATGCTCCTAATATATCTTTAATCAACACTTTTGAAGATATTGTTGCTTATGATGTTATACCATTATCATCATCTCTTTTGATGATTGGAGAAGGTACCTTGTATCAATACGAATATGTAAACAATGATATTAGGCTGTTAAGTACATTACAGCTGTAAAATTATGAAATGGTTAAAAAAAAGGGGAGGCATTTATAGCCTCCCCTTTTTATTTCGTAAGCTTTAGCTGTTGAAGGCGAGCAATTGGTTTGTTTATAGCTGTGAATTTCATGAAATTACGAGCGTATCTCTGTTGAAATATGGGAAAAAATAAATTCCTGAAATTTCAAAGTATAATTTTTAGTATACATTTGTAAGTATAAACAAGGTTGATGGCGAAAAATTTAGTAATTGTTGAGTCTCCTGCAAAGGCCAAGACTATAGAGAAGTTTTTGGGTAAGGATTTTAAGGTAGAATCGAGCTTTGGTCACATTGCAGATTTACCTTCTAAGGAGTTGGGAGTAGATGTAGAGAATGATTTCACCCCTAAATATATAGTAGATAAAGAAAAGAAGGCTTTGGTTAAAAAGCTTAAAGGTCTTGCGGATAAAGCAGAAACTATATGGCTTGCGAGTGATGAGGACCGTGAGGGAGAAGCCATTTCATGGCACTTGGCAGAAGAATTGGGGCTAGATAAGAAAAAAACAAAAAGAATTGTTTTTAACTCTGTAACCAAGGCTGCAATTCAGAAGGCAATAGAGAATCCGCGAGAAATCAACTTTAATCTTGTAAATGCACAACAAGCTAGGCGAGTTTTGGATCGTTTGGTAGGTTATCAATTATCTCCGGTACTTTGGAAAAAAATTAAACCAGGTCTTTCTGCCGGTCGTGTACAATCTGTAGCCGTAAGGTTGATCGTAGAACGAGAAAGGGATATTGAGGCGTTTGAGCCACAAGCATCATTTAAGATCGCTGCAGAATTTAAGACTGAAGAAGGTAGTGTGTTTTCTGCCAAGCTGAATAAAACCTTTGCTTCTGAAAAAGAGGCCAAGGCATTTTTAGAAAAGAATATTTCTGCAGATTTCTCGGTAAGCAAATTAGATAAGAAACCAGCAAAGAAATCGCCTTCAGCGCCGTTTACAACATCAACATTACAGCAAGAGGCATCAAGGAAATTGTATTTTTCTGTGGGTAGAACCATGCAGGTGGCACAACGTTTATATGAAGCAGGTTTAATTACCTATATGAGAACGGATAGTGTAAACTTGTCCAATGAAGCATTGGCTTCGGCAAAAGAAGCTATTATAAAGAACTATGGTGAATCTTATAGCGAGACTAGAAATTTTACCGGTAAATCTAAAGGGGCGCAAGAAGCCCATGAGGCCATTAGACCTACTGATATGGGCAATCAGTCCCCATCATTAGAACGTGATCAATCTAAGTTATATGATTTAATATGGAAACGTACGGTTGCATCTCAAATGAGCGATGCACAGTTAGAGCGTACCAATGTAAAGATCAAGACCAATAAACATTCAGAAGAATTCACGGCGAACGGTGAGGTGATAAAATTCGACGGATTCTTAAAGGTGTATATGGAAGGCGTAGATGATGAAGATGTTGCCGAAGAACAAGAAGGTATGTTGCCCGCCATGAAAGAAGGTGAGCGTTTGCTAAATAATTTTATCTCTGCGACGGAACGCTTTACAAGACCGCCATATAGATTTACAGAAGCCTCTTTGGTTAAAAAGCTAGAAGAGCTGGGCATTGGTAGACCATCTACATATGCCCCAACAATTTCTACGATCCTTAATAGAGGTTATGTGGAAAAAGGTACAATTGAGGGTACAGAACGTAAGTATCAACAATTGATTTTAACATCAAATAAAATAGAAGAAAAGAACCTTAGTGAAAATGTAGGTTCGGACAAAGGAAAAATGGTACCTACGGATATAGGTATGATCGTTACCGATTTCTTGGTAAGTAATTTTGCCAATATATTAGACTACAACTTTACCGCACAGGTAGAAGAAGATTTCGATGAAATAGCTTCTGGTGATGAAGATTGGAAGAAAATGATGAAAGACTTTTATAAAGATTTTCATCCAAATGTGGTAGATGTTGAAGAAAATGCGGATCGCGCAAGTGGCGAAAGAATTTTAGGTAAAGATCCTAAGAGTGGTAAACAAGTATCTGTACGTTTAGGTAGATTCGGGCCAATGGTTCAAATTGGTACCGTAGATGATGAAGAGAAGCCAACATTCGCCAGTTTATTGCCAGAGCAATCTTTGAATACCATTACTTATGAAGAAGCAATGGATCTGTTTAAGCTTCCTAGAAAATTAGGGGTTTATGAAGGAGAAGAGGTATTGGCCAACGTGGGTAGATTTGGACCTTATGTAAAATTCGGCGATAAATTTATTTCTATGGACAAAGGGGAAAGTGCCTTTGAAATAGAGATGGATAGAGCAATAGAATTAATAGTTGCCAAGCAAAAAGCGGACGCGCCAATTGCGATGTACGAAGAAAAAGAGGTTACCAAAGGCGTTGGTAGGTTTGGTCCGTTCATAAAATGGAACGGTATGTTCATCAACGTTAATAAGAAGTATGATTTTGACAACTTATCAAATGACGATATTGTTGAGCTTATTGAAGTTAAAAAACAAAAAGAAATAGATAAGGTTGTTCAAAACTGGGAAGAAGAAGGTATTCGCATAGAAAAGGCCAGATGGGGGCGCCATAATGTTATTAAGGGCAAGATCAAGGTTGAATTGGCTAAAACGGTAGATGTTACCAAAATGTCGTTGGAAGAAGCTCAGAAATTAATTGAACAAAAAACACCAAAGAAAAAGACAAAAGCCAAGGCTAAGAAAAAAAAGTAATCTATTTTTAAGTCTTTATAAGAGTGTAGTATTTTTATGATTTCTAAACCTATTCAATAATGGCCTTTGATTTTTTAGTTCCGGTATCGGACAAAGTTTTAGCCCATAATGAGTTATTACCAAGTCAATCTATTGGTAAAAACACCTATATACATACTGAAAAGGATGGTTTGCCGGTATTGGCAAATGCCACAGTAGCCATTTTAGGGGTAAGGGAGTCTAGAAATGCATATGAGAAAAAACACGAAAAGCTAGATGTTTCCGCTATACGATTACAGTTCTACAAACTTTTAATAGGAAATTGGAACGCAACTATTGTAGATCTGGGGGATATAGAAGAAGGCGCAACTGTAGAGGATACTTATT
The sequence above is a segment of the Maribacter dokdonensis DSW-8 genome. Coding sequences within it:
- a CDS encoding LptE family protein, giving the protein MRYLKQSILYLLPVFLFLSCGVYNFTGGNVGEAKTFKVNYFQNYATQSPGSTFEPGMDRDFTLALQDRIQNQTSLELISTGNPDLLYEGEITEYKISPMSATAAQTAAQNRLSIRVKVRFYNQLKEDAAFDQSFSFFYDYPADTQLATIKSEAHEVIFERLTQDIFNASLADW
- a CDS encoding sigma-54 interaction domain-containing protein encodes the protein MESIQSIKQRFEIIGQDPKLNRALEKAMQVAATDISVLVTGESGVGKESIPKIIHSLSHRKHAKYIAVNCGAIPEGTIDSELFGHEKGAFTGATQTRSGYFEVADGGTIFLDEVGELPLTTQVRLLRVLENGEFLKVGSSQVQKTDVRIVAATNVNMFEAIKKERFREDLYYRLSTVEINIPPLRERQDDIHLLFRKFASDFSQKYKMPTIRLDDHAVSLLTKYRWPGNIRQLRNIAEQVSVLEENRAITASTLHGYLPNNNTSNLPAVVSNSKSESDFSNEREILYKVLFDMKGDLNDLKKLTMELLKNNDSQKVQKENENLIRKIYGNEDDEDVDFDHDTQDDNSLNVLHLPEPKNEEASIIQDSYEDKYHFAEEIQEEETLSLQEKEVELIKKSLERNRGKRKAAATELGISERTLYRKIKQYDL
- the miaB gene encoding tRNA (N6-isopentenyl adenosine(37)-C2)-methylthiotransferase MiaB, with protein sequence MEKTIDENVQGTTLVVEGKETNKRNLYIESYGCAMNFSDSEIVASILATEGFNTTQTLEEADLVLVNTCSIRDKAEQTIRKRLTEYNKVKKSRPHLKVGVLGCMAERLKDKLLDEEKIVDMVVGPDAYKDLPNLIKEVDSGRDAVNVILSKDETYGDIAPVRLNTNGVTAFVSITRGCDNMCTFCVVPFTRGRERSRDPQSILTEIQELSQKGFKEITLLGQNVDSYLWYGGGLKKNFENASEMQKATATNFSKLLDLVALAYPKMRIRFSTSNPQDMTLDVIKTMAAHKNICNHIHLPVQSGSNRILKEMNRLHTIEEYFELIDNIRKIIPDCAISQDIISGFPTETEEDHADTLKALEYVKYDFGYMYAYSERPGTLAGRKMEDDVPEPIKKRRLSEIIALQRSHCQFRTEKHVGKIQEVLIEGTSKKSENEWMGRNSQSTVVVFPKENYKIGDFVNVQINDCTSATLKGLAVGYSDNN
- a CDS encoding LVIVD repeat-containing protein, with product MRNFFFVLCVIATSVLVSCDDDGPYEDYLVARPILQDAVSFKAEAVAVTEPVPIVTSGKIYAYGDYIFVNDVNQGFHVINNQNPSNPEPIAFIKLEGNNDISIKNDKIYADSYGDLVIFDISDINNITLTSRIVNAIYNNDVWMFNTEFPQADFYEYGDIDYDKDIVVGWEVNTERRPVKEYEARFDSIDGVFADVAENFNNQSPTTGQSGSLARFKIIGNYLYVVDYSDINIFDITDVENVKVLDDVQVAWDIETIYNQGDILFIGGSQGMYIYSIENPQKPEFISEFRHGTACDPVVVDGDYAYVTLKGGNFCGTAESGLYVVDVSNLENPELKVIYPMVGPNGLGIKGDTLFVCDGTAGLKVYDKSNAPNISLINTFEDIVAYDVIPLSSSLLMIGEGTLYQYEYVNNDIRLLSTLQL
- the topA gene encoding type I DNA topoisomerase, with amino-acid sequence MAKNLVIVESPAKAKTIEKFLGKDFKVESSFGHIADLPSKELGVDVENDFTPKYIVDKEKKALVKKLKGLADKAETIWLASDEDREGEAISWHLAEELGLDKKKTKRIVFNSVTKAAIQKAIENPREINFNLVNAQQARRVLDRLVGYQLSPVLWKKIKPGLSAGRVQSVAVRLIVERERDIEAFEPQASFKIAAEFKTEEGSVFSAKLNKTFASEKEAKAFLEKNISADFSVSKLDKKPAKKSPSAPFTTSTLQQEASRKLYFSVGRTMQVAQRLYEAGLITYMRTDSVNLSNEALASAKEAIIKNYGESYSETRNFTGKSKGAQEAHEAIRPTDMGNQSPSLERDQSKLYDLIWKRTVASQMSDAQLERTNVKIKTNKHSEEFTANGEVIKFDGFLKVYMEGVDDEDVAEEQEGMLPAMKEGERLLNNFISATERFTRPPYRFTEASLVKKLEELGIGRPSTYAPTISTILNRGYVEKGTIEGTERKYQQLILTSNKIEEKNLSENVGSDKGKMVPTDIGMIVTDFLVSNFANILDYNFTAQVEEDFDEIASGDEDWKKMMKDFYKDFHPNVVDVEENADRASGERILGKDPKSGKQVSVRLGRFGPMVQIGTVDDEEKPTFASLLPEQSLNTITYEEAMDLFKLPRKLGVYEGEEVLANVGRFGPYVKFGDKFISMDKGESAFEIEMDRAIELIVAKQKADAPIAMYEEKEVTKGVGRFGPFIKWNGMFINVNKKYDFDNLSNDDIVELIEVKKQKEIDKVVQNWEEEGIRIEKARWGRHNVIKGKIKVELAKTVDVTKMSLEEAQKLIEQKTPKKKTKAKAKKKK